attgaagGTTTGACTTAGTCAaacaaacaatataaaaaatcgAAACCATAGAGATCGCCCCTTTCGGCAAGGTTACCTACTAAAATCCCATACATAGAAACACGTGTTCCGAAATATCGGAACAGCAGCTtccaaaatgtggttttatgaAGTTCAAGTTTAGACGGAAACTATCAAGCAAACAAAGAAACTATTTATCTCTGCTTTAATCGATGGCAAAGGTTAACAACACAGATGGGTCATTGGCGTCTTAAGAAAAGTGAATTCATatgtaaattaataatttatttattcttttaaagacaaatacaaaataatggaagaaaaaaaaagaataatgtcCAAGCTGATTGAAtaaattttgtcaaaacaaaaGCCTATATTTGATATCTTGGGTGGCTTAGAAAACCTTTGTGTGCGTGTTGTCGCACAAAAAATGCGTagatattcatattttttacacaaaaattagCATTTTCAATGTGACAAGTTTTATCACAGAATTCTAATGGGAGGAGGCTCTAACACGTTCTTGGACGGATATTTGTTGGTTATAAATTTGACAGACCCCAACCACTAACCATCAGTTTCCTCACGGTTAACAACAAACTAACAATATCAACATGAAATTCGTCATTGTTCTCGTTGCCCTTTTCGGTTTGGCTTTGGCCGCCCCAGCTGAAGAAGCTAGCATCGTCCGTTCAGAAAGCAATGTCCTTGCTGATGGATACCAATTCGCGTAAGTTTgaagaaaacttttttgaaaaatgaaaaataaattaaatgccTATCatctttttgttttacttaacaGTGTTGAGACCAGTGATGGTAAAGCTCACTCCGAATCAGGTCAATTGAAGAACATTGGTGCTGAAGATGAAGCTATTGTCGTCAAGGGTCAATACAGCTACGTT
This DNA window, taken from Episyrphus balteatus chromosome 2, idEpiBalt1.1, whole genome shotgun sequence, encodes the following:
- the LOC129912416 gene encoding larval cuticle protein 65Ag1-like, whose product is MKFVIVLVALFGLALAAPAEEASIVRSESNVLADGYQFAVETSDGKAHSESGQLKNIGAEDEAIVVKGQYSYVGDDGVTYSVSYIADENGFQPSGAHLPVAPVA